One region of Deinococcus planocerae genomic DNA includes:
- a CDS encoding fumarylacetoacetate hydrolase family protein, which yields MRLVRIERRGASQWGQVEGDTIHLTRGMGGERTGETVPLEGTQLLAPAEPTKLVCVGRNYLDHIRELGNLLPDNSLPTEPGIFLKGPNALAEPGGTVEYPGWTQNFHFEGELALVIGQRARHLKPDAALSAVLGYTCGLDLTARDLQKTDLQWFRAKAADRFCPLGPWIETDLDPTDLRVVTRVNGETRQDGRTSHMIFDVVQILTYVTRFVTLEPGDVVLTGTPEGVGPLQRGDTVEVEVEGVGTLVTHIGGEGQRPVHTGG from the coding sequence ATGCGTCTGGTCAGAATCGAGCGTCGGGGCGCCTCACAGTGGGGCCAGGTCGAGGGAGACACCATTCACCTCACGCGCGGCATGGGCGGCGAGCGGACGGGGGAGACGGTGCCGCTGGAGGGGACCCAGCTCCTCGCCCCCGCCGAGCCCACCAAGCTCGTGTGCGTGGGGCGCAACTACCTCGACCACATCCGCGAGCTGGGCAACCTGCTCCCCGACAACTCCCTGCCGACCGAGCCCGGCATCTTCCTCAAGGGGCCGAACGCGCTCGCCGAGCCGGGCGGAACGGTGGAGTATCCCGGGTGGACGCAGAATTTCCACTTCGAGGGCGAACTTGCCCTGGTGATCGGCCAGCGGGCCCGCCACCTCAAGCCCGACGCGGCCCTGTCCGCCGTGCTGGGCTACACCTGCGGCCTCGACCTCACCGCCCGCGACCTCCAGAAGACCGACCTGCAATGGTTCCGCGCCAAGGCCGCCGACCGCTTCTGCCCGCTCGGCCCCTGGATCGAGACGGACCTCGACCCCACCGACCTGCGCGTCGTGACCCGCGTGAACGGGGAAACTCGCCAGGACGGGCGGACCAGCCACATGATTTTCGACGTAGTGCAGATCCTGACCTACGTGACCCGCTTCGTCACCCTGGAGCCCGGCGACGTGGTGCTCACCGGCACACCCGAGGGCGTCGGCCCGCTGCAAAGGGGCGATACGGTCGAGGTCGAGGTCGAGGGGGTCGGCACGCTGGTCACGCACATCGGGGGCGAGGGTCAGAGACCCGTCCACACCGGGGGCTGA
- a CDS encoding S41 family peptidase yields MPTRRRACALALLTALTAGASPASDLFDAATRTVQTRYFGWSTVDRQQLGAKYGAVLAEKCAPQGDACDYATGRAVLGDLFKELGDDHTNIRDAEGAERIAEVTFNRAVNRTGVRVVRVRGGLLVTSVMPDSPAARADVRRFDLLTTVNGEAAGKDAEDQNLAVGPTEFVRLERAGSPLRVTVRRAGSAEREVTLPTEKLLARDAPTLAWAGPDGKTAVIQYPTFLSLDSSELFLARLAEAQARGARAVVVDVRYNGGGALGECVAAASTFGPVLYKTRWQGGSYTYGGLRGEEVLPFLARAARPDWNLWPGPLAVLVGPNTASCAEVFTHYARQAGAIVVGEKTRGVGNSGVVFQPMPDGGVLAVTVLRAYSDRDQPLPAFITPDVSAPTDIGVLSNEGRDTTLEAALTALGALARGARARRG; encoded by the coding sequence GTGCCCACACGCCGCCGCGCCTGTGCCCTCGCGCTCCTGACCGCCCTCACGGCGGGGGCGAGTCCCGCTTCTGACCTGTTCGACGCCGCCACCCGCACCGTGCAGACGCGCTACTTCGGCTGGTCCACCGTGGACCGCCAGCAACTCGGGGCGAAGTACGGCGCCGTCCTCGCCGAGAAGTGCGCGCCCCAGGGCGACGCCTGCGACTACGCGACGGGCCGGGCGGTCCTCGGGGACCTCTTCAAGGAACTCGGCGACGACCACACCAACATCCGCGACGCCGAGGGCGCCGAGCGCATCGCAGAAGTGACCTTCAACCGGGCCGTGAACCGCACGGGCGTGCGCGTGGTGCGGGTCAGGGGCGGCCTGCTCGTCACCTCCGTCATGCCGGACAGCCCCGCCGCGCGGGCGGACGTGCGGAGATTCGACCTCCTGACGACCGTGAATGGCGAGGCCGCCGGGAAGGACGCGGAGGACCAGAACCTCGCGGTCGGCCCCACCGAGTTCGTGCGGCTGGAGCGGGCGGGCTCGCCCCTGCGGGTGACCGTGCGCCGCGCAGGGAGCGCCGAACGTGAGGTCACGCTCCCCACCGAGAAGTTGCTCGCCCGCGACGCCCCCACCCTCGCCTGGGCCGGGCCGGACGGCAAGACCGCCGTGATCCAGTATCCCACCTTTCTGTCCTTGGACTCCTCCGAACTCTTCCTGGCCCGCCTCGCCGAGGCGCAGGCGCGCGGCGCGCGGGCCGTCGTCGTGGACGTGCGGTACAACGGCGGCGGCGCCCTGGGCGAGTGCGTGGCCGCCGCGAGCACCTTCGGGCCGGTGCTGTACAAGACCCGCTGGCAGGGCGGCTCCTACACCTACGGCGGCCTGCGCGGCGAGGAGGTGCTGCCCTTCCTCGCCCGCGCAGCGAGGCCCGACTGGAATCTGTGGCCGGGGCCGCTCGCCGTCCTCGTCGGGCCGAACACGGCCTCGTGCGCGGAGGTCTTCACCCACTACGCGCGGCAGGCCGGGGCCATCGTGGTGGGTGAGAAGACGCGCGGGGTGGGCAACAGCGGCGTGGTCTTCCAGCCCATGCCCGACGGCGGGGTGCTCGCCGTGACCGTGTTGCGGGCCTACAGCGACCGGGACCAGCCCCTGCCCGCCTTCATCACGCCCGACGTCTCTGCCCCCACCGACATCGGGGTTCTCAGCAACGAGGGCCGCGACACCACCCTGGAGGCGGCGCTGACGGCCCTGGGCGCGCTGGCGAGGGGGGCGCGGGCGCGGCGGGGTTGA